In Selenomonas sp. TAMA-11512, a genomic segment contains:
- a CDS encoding Crp/Fnr family transcriptional regulator: protein MHLEALIRPFYEVPGRVISLRQGEYLFYEGDTANYFYFVRAGQISISKGVSSGRVLSMRLATKGSIIGELPLFQEKPAYLFSAIAKMDSEVYAIDMSTLERYLEKKPKLAINLLRILGTHARKQHSKFRDLVLYGKKGALYSTLIRLANSYGVEEDGGILIPITFTNQDLANYSATARESLNRMLGELKKDGIIETRGHHIFIRDIEYLRAEIHCENCGKEICNIE from the coding sequence TTGCATTTGGAAGCCTTGATACGTCCTTTTTATGAAGTGCCGGGTCGAGTGATTTCTCTACGGCAAGGTGAATATCTTTTTTACGAAGGTGATACAGCAAATTATTTTTACTTTGTTCGAGCAGGGCAAATTTCAATTTCAAAGGGAGTTTCCTCCGGACGGGTTCTTTCTATGCGATTGGCTACCAAAGGAAGTATTATAGGTGAACTGCCGCTCTTTCAGGAAAAGCCGGCTTACTTATTCAGTGCGATAGCAAAAATGGATAGTGAGGTATATGCGATTGATATGTCAACGCTGGAAAGGTATCTCGAGAAGAAACCCAAACTGGCTATTAATTTATTACGGATTCTTGGCACGCATGCAAGAAAACAGCACTCGAAATTTCGCGATCTTGTCCTTTATGGAAAGAAAGGAGCCCTCTATTCGACACTTATCCGTCTTGCAAACAGCTACGGTGTCGAGGAGGATGGAGGTATTCTTATTCCTATTACGTTTACCAACCAAGATTTGGCAAACTATTCTGCAACAGCGCGCGAAAGTCTTAATCGCATGCTTGGTGAACTGAAAAAAGACGGGATTATTGAGACGCGCGGACATCATATCTTCATTCGAGATATTGAATATCTTCGAGCAGAAATACATTGTGAGAACTGCGGAAAAGAAATTTGTAACATAGAATGA